The following proteins are encoded in a genomic region of Reichenbachiella sp.:
- a CDS encoding choice-of-anchor Q domain-containing protein: MKYALTTTLLIYSLTLLSQELVIEPSRTAGVAPLYVFFDGTSSTGLEGVNDLPNADFSWDFDVNNAHSSGNWELTKGMVAGHVFEEPGTYTVSCTMIARNGSVDKEEVTITVSEFSGTTYYVSNEGSDSNDGLSEVNPWATANHALAQLAPNARVLFRRNDTFEGIDFRIRNLNEGVKILGAYGSGNDPVLRNALGNPVIDITACSDLIVMDLHLWVNDYTDGTSNNSNRGLRAEESSNILALRLEIDDAASFATYQDDGDLLGIFDCYIHDIGTIGIFSSDSRRLSWVGNTIDGMETTQPEHGMRLQGGEKQFIAHSKFMNIPDVKTTLTVRGDGQRHIMIYKNHTDRIIQVAPTDHNLIQHVSLATIEANYIGANPAYQNVNYPPPISAINVLATEVVVRNNVIDGMRRGVTISLENPAVIPGDIDIYNNTMNWRNVMEASGTIGTMMAGNQSVNVTVRNNLMAAPSTGEMQIYDGHDNTNLVVSDNLMTVSPNYETDELPGSASHINSVSNFKLAESSPAINQGALDVPVYFDQTGGKRYYGSAPDLGAFEFDDGGDSTNPDPTEGRNEVLGLAVIKSLKLFPNPASMFLQIDDQHLGKKVVIISIEGKVVARRSKLDDTQLDVSGLPLGLYLFIVGGGKERLVGRFIKQ; this comes from the coding sequence ATGAAATACGCACTCACAACAACACTACTTATATATTCTTTAACCCTTCTTTCACAAGAGCTGGTCATAGAACCAAGTCGCACAGCTGGAGTTGCTCCACTCTATGTGTTTTTTGATGGGACTTCTTCAACTGGGTTAGAAGGTGTCAATGATTTACCTAATGCCGACTTCAGTTGGGATTTTGATGTGAATAATGCTCACTCATCTGGGAATTGGGAATTAACCAAGGGCATGGTGGCTGGCCATGTGTTTGAAGAACCCGGAACATATACAGTGAGCTGTACCATGATTGCCAGAAATGGTTCAGTGGATAAGGAAGAAGTCACCATTACTGTCTCAGAATTTTCAGGAACTACTTATTATGTGTCGAATGAAGGTAGTGATTCTAATGATGGACTAAGTGAGGTAAACCCTTGGGCAACTGCAAATCATGCCCTTGCACAATTGGCTCCAAACGCACGAGTTCTATTTCGAAGGAATGACACTTTTGAAGGAATAGACTTTCGTATTAGGAATCTCAATGAGGGAGTGAAAATCTTAGGTGCTTATGGATCAGGTAACGACCCAGTTCTCAGAAATGCACTTGGAAATCCAGTAATTGATATTACAGCCTGCTCCGATTTGATTGTGATGGATTTACACCTATGGGTGAATGATTATACGGATGGAACGTCCAACAACTCAAATCGAGGATTAAGAGCAGAAGAAAGCTCCAATATTTTAGCGCTTCGTTTGGAGATAGACGATGCAGCATCGTTTGCTACTTATCAAGACGATGGTGATCTTCTTGGTATATTTGATTGTTACATCCATGATATTGGAACTATAGGCATTTTTTCAAGTGATAGCAGAAGACTCAGCTGGGTCGGAAATACCATCGATGGAATGGAGACTACACAACCTGAACATGGCATGAGGTTGCAAGGTGGTGAGAAGCAGTTTATTGCCCATAGCAAGTTTATGAATATCCCAGATGTAAAAACAACCCTAACCGTTCGAGGTGATGGTCAGCGGCATATCATGATTTATAAAAATCATACTGATCGGATCATTCAAGTAGCACCTACTGATCATAATCTTATTCAGCATGTATCATTAGCTACTATTGAGGCAAACTACATCGGTGCGAACCCAGCTTATCAAAATGTAAATTATCCTCCACCCATTTCAGCTATAAATGTTCTGGCAACTGAAGTGGTGGTGAGAAACAACGTTATTGATGGGATGCGAAGAGGGGTTACCATATCGCTTGAGAATCCTGCAGTAATTCCGGGTGATATCGATATCTACAACAATACCATGAACTGGCGAAATGTGATGGAAGCTAGCGGAACAATTGGAACTATGATGGCGGGTAATCAATCAGTTAACGTAACCGTAAGGAATAATCTAATGGCTGCTCCATCGACAGGCGAAATGCAAATATATGATGGCCATGACAACACCAATCTTGTTGTCTCAGATAACTTGATGACTGTATCACCAAATTATGAAACTGACGAACTTCCTGGGTCTGCTTCTCACATAAATAGCGTTTCAAATTTTAAGCTGGCTGAAAGTAGCCCAGCGATTAACCAAGGGGCGCTTGATGTACCAGTTTACTTTGATCAAACCGGCGGAAAACGGTATTATGGGTCAGCACCCGATTTGGGTGCATTTGAGTTTGATGATGGTGGTGATTCGACAAATCCTGATCCTACAGAAGGTCGAAATGAAGTACTCGGGTTAGCAGTTATTAAGTCGTTGAAGCTCTTTCCGAATCCTGCGAGTATGTTTTTACAAATTGACGATCAGCATCTTGGCAAGAAGGTTGTCATTATTTCTATAGAAGGAAAAGTAGTAGCGAGACGTTCAAAACTGGATGATACTCAGCTAGATGTTTCGGGGTTGCCCTTGGGGTTATACCTATTTATTGTCGGTGGAGGAAAAGAAAGGCTGGTAGGACGCTTCATCAAGCAATAA
- a CDS encoding tetratricopeptide repeat protein: MKHLLNTYFSAILLACVALLNCCSQQSKMENAKPTDHQKLWVDSLNSISFEMRSRQKDSSFLLAKIALAKSQELGYSVGISEASLNLGMYFLNRDSLQTAYNLLDKCHHDFIEIKDEFHLAVSKWYLAKFYYRKGESEKAETLYLQSAQLFKQLGKDKFHFFVKNGLAGLMKKQDRYADALKIYEELLSLSQGFPISQGGRYHSYNNIASIFIHLGRNQEALTYITRAIEEAKLHDHPPIEGYRLASTIHYSLGNKDSANYYIRKCLRLAKERQIPSFIAASYFKLADYSEMDGNIELATKYLRNGIELIQNSQSVTEMFMAQNRLADLYKSIGHVDSALIFYNKAFNTAERSKLQDLKRFIAEKLIKEYENLGKIDSAFKYLKQTVTMNQAAFDEKMAQQFARYNSDIATLEKEKDLQEALVEKVRAENHRIIAIISGVALVSILGLIIFKSRKEHQIKNELHTAEKKSLKIELDRNKQLLSSQTLSMIHKNNGFAEIVEGLKLDNRSDTKIKKIIDVNMALEKDWNNFNLYFSQVHAGFFERLKSNHTNLTTYDIRLCALVKLGLTNKEISTLLNVKYESITMSKYRLKKKFELVGDEDVNSYIIGI, from the coding sequence ATGAAGCACCTTTTGAATACTTACTTTAGCGCAATTTTATTGGCTTGTGTAGCTCTATTGAATTGCTGTAGCCAGCAATCCAAAATGGAAAATGCGAAACCAACGGATCATCAAAAATTGTGGGTAGATTCTCTGAATTCTATTTCTTTCGAAATGAGATCAAGACAGAAAGACAGTTCTTTTCTCTTAGCCAAAATAGCTCTCGCCAAAAGTCAAGAGCTTGGTTATTCCGTAGGAATATCCGAGGCCAGTTTGAATTTAGGCATGTACTTCTTGAACAGGGATAGCTTGCAAACAGCCTATAACCTATTAGACAAGTGTCATCATGACTTCATTGAAATCAAAGACGAATTTCATCTTGCAGTCTCAAAATGGTATCTGGCCAAATTCTACTACAGAAAAGGAGAAAGCGAAAAAGCTGAGACTCTCTACTTACAGTCTGCCCAACTCTTCAAGCAGCTAGGTAAGGATAAATTTCACTTTTTTGTCAAAAATGGATTGGCTGGTTTAATGAAAAAACAAGATCGATATGCTGATGCATTAAAAATATATGAGGAACTTTTAAGTCTCTCTCAAGGTTTTCCCATATCTCAAGGAGGAAGGTATCATTCTTACAACAATATAGCTAGTATTTTTATTCACCTTGGTCGAAACCAAGAAGCTCTGACTTATATAACAAGAGCCATTGAAGAGGCCAAACTCCATGATCATCCTCCCATTGAGGGGTACAGGTTAGCAAGCACTATTCACTATTCACTAGGAAATAAAGACAGTGCGAACTATTATATTAGAAAATGTCTTCGTCTGGCTAAGGAGAGACAAATACCTTCTTTCATTGCAGCTTCCTACTTTAAATTGGCAGATTATAGTGAAATGGATGGAAATATAGAGCTCGCAACTAAATACCTAAGGAATGGAATTGAATTGATTCAAAACTCGCAAAGCGTCACAGAAATGTTTATGGCACAAAACAGATTAGCAGATTTATACAAATCTATTGGACATGTTGATAGTGCTTTGATCTTCTACAACAAAGCATTTAATACCGCTGAAAGAAGCAAGTTGCAAGATTTAAAACGCTTCATTGCTGAAAAACTAATTAAGGAATACGAAAATTTAGGTAAAATAGATAGTGCTTTCAAATACTTAAAACAAACTGTAACCATGAATCAAGCCGCCTTTGATGAAAAAATGGCGCAACAATTTGCGCGATATAATTCAGATATCGCAACGTTAGAAAAAGAAAAAGACCTGCAAGAGGCTCTTGTAGAAAAAGTTCGTGCAGAGAATCATCGCATAATCGCCATCATTTCGGGCGTTGCGTTGGTATCCATTCTAGGACTAATCATCTTCAAGTCTAGAAAAGAACATCAAATAAAAAATGAACTTCATACGGCTGAAAAGAAATCGCTTAAAATTGAGCTTGATAGAAATAAACAACTGCTCTCGAGTCAAACGCTGAGCATGATTCATAAAAACAATGGATTTGCTGAAATTGTCGAAGGTCTGAAATTAGATAATCGATCAGATACTAAGATCAAAAAGATTATCGACGTGAACATGGCACTCGAGAAGGATTGGAATAATTTCAATCTATATTTTTCTCAGGTACATGCTGGTTTTTTTGAAAGACTCAAATCCAATCACACTAACTTGACTACTTATGACATAAGACTTTGCGCACTTGTTAAACTGGGGCTTACAAACAAAGAAATTTCGACGTTACTGAATGTTAAATATGAGAGTATAACAATGTCAAAGTA